From one Bacteroides eggerthii genomic stretch:
- a CDS encoding Cof-type HAD-IIB family hydrolase: MIKALFFDIDGTLVSFKTHLIPTSTIEALEAAKAKGIQIFIATGRPRVIINNLAPLQDRKLIDGYITMNGAYCFVDDTVIYKSPIPTTEVDILTKFCHERNIPCILVGEHDICANQPGEIVTEIFNNQLKTDPIEPQPYTNNHSNKEFYQLTPFINAEEEQMIVPFLPNCEMGRWHPAFVDVTAKGNTKQHGIDEIIRHFGIRLEETMAFGDGGNDISMLRHAGIGVAMGNAKDDVKVIADYVTASVDDNGIADALKHFGILE; this comes from the coding sequence ATGATTAAAGCTCTGTTTTTTGACATTGACGGCACACTGGTGAGCTTCAAGACTCACCTGATTCCCACTTCCACCATCGAAGCACTGGAAGCCGCTAAGGCCAAAGGCATACAGATATTCATCGCAACCGGTCGCCCGCGCGTCATCATCAATAACCTCGCCCCTCTGCAAGACCGGAAGCTGATAGACGGCTACATCACCATGAATGGCGCCTATTGTTTTGTAGACGATACCGTCATCTACAAAAGCCCCATTCCGACAACCGAAGTGGACATACTGACAAAATTCTGCCACGAACGTAATATTCCCTGCATACTCGTAGGCGAACATGATATTTGTGCAAACCAACCGGGTGAGATTGTAACGGAAATATTCAATAATCAACTCAAAACAGACCCGATTGAACCACAACCCTATACCAACAACCATTCCAACAAAGAGTTTTACCAGTTAACGCCTTTCATCAATGCCGAAGAAGAGCAAATGATAGTACCCTTTCTTCCCAACTGTGAAATGGGACGCTGGCATCCGGCTTTTGTGGATGTCACCGCCAAAGGTAATACCAAACAGCATGGCATTGATGAAATAATCCGGCATTTCGGTATCCGCCTGGAAGAGACAATGGCTTTCGGCGACGGCGGGAATGACATCAGCATGCTACGCCATGCAGGCATCGGAGTTGCTATGGGCAACGCCAAAGACGATGTGAAAGTCATAGCCGATTATGTCACAGCAAGTGTTGACGACAACGGCATAGCCGATGCACTAAAACACTTTGGGATTTTGGAATAA
- a CDS encoding AI-2E family transporter has translation MSTKEQYWKYSLIIIIIGLGIILFRQITPFLSGLLGALTIYILVRRQMIYLSEKRKMKRSIAATIITAEAILCFLIPLALVVWLAIINLQNINLDPQAIIAPFEQTAAIIKAKTGYNILGGDSLSFVLSSLPRIGQTLMGGISSFAVNMFVLVFVLYFMLIGGKKMEQYVNGILPFNETNTQNVVHEINMIVRSNAIGIPLLAIIQGGVAMIGYWIFGAPNILFSGFLTGFASVVPMVGTALIWVPIAIYMALIGNWLQAIGLAAFGALVISQLDNLIRFIIQKKMADIHPLITIFGVVIGLSLFGFMGVIFGPLLLSLFFLFVDMFKKGYLDGEK, from the coding sequence ATGAGTACAAAAGAACAATACTGGAAATATTCCCTGATTATCATCATCATTGGATTAGGAATCATACTGTTCAGACAGATTACCCCTTTCTTAAGCGGTTTATTGGGAGCATTGACCATTTATATACTGGTCAGACGCCAAATGATCTATTTGTCCGAGAAGCGAAAGATGAAACGGAGCATAGCTGCCACGATCATCACAGCAGAAGCTATTTTATGTTTTCTCATTCCTTTAGCATTGGTTGTATGGCTGGCAATAATAAACCTGCAAAACATCAATCTTGATCCGCAAGCCATTATCGCACCATTTGAACAAACGGCTGCTATCATCAAGGCAAAAACCGGATACAACATACTGGGAGGAGATAGCCTTTCTTTCGTTCTCTCATCCCTGCCACGCATCGGACAAACCCTAATGGGCGGCATCAGCAGCTTTGCTGTAAATATGTTTGTGCTCGTCTTCGTTCTCTACTTCATGCTGATAGGCGGAAAAAAAATGGAACAGTACGTCAACGGAATTCTTCCTTTCAATGAAACCAACACACAGAATGTAGTGCACGAAATCAATATGATTGTCCGCTCCAATGCCATTGGCATCCCCCTGCTTGCCATAATACAAGGCGGAGTAGCAATGATAGGCTATTGGATATTCGGCGCTCCCAATATTCTGTTTTCAGGCTTCCTGACAGGATTTGCCAGCGTTGTTCCCATGGTAGGCACAGCACTGATATGGGTCCCCATAGCCATATATATGGCATTGATTGGCAATTGGCTCCAAGCCATTGGCCTGGCAGCCTTCGGTGCCCTTGTCATCTCACAGCTTGATAACCTGATACGTTTTATTATCCAAAAGAAAATGGCGGACATTCATCCGCTTATCACTATCTTCGGAGTGGTCATCGGCCTTTCTCTTTTCGGATTCATGGGTGTCATTTTCGG
- a CDS encoding MalY/PatB family protein translates to MQYNFDEIIERRGTDSVKWDGVQKVWGRNDLLPMWVADMDFRTPPFVMDALRKRLDHAVLGYTFACEEWYTSICNWLHRRHQWDISRDMLTFVPGIVRGQAFALQCFTRPGDKVMVMTPVYHPFFLVTERLGREVVYSPLDLCEGHYHIDFARFSRDIQGCKVLILCNPHNPGGRVWTVDELRRIATVCKDSGTMVISDEIHADLTLPPYKHHPFATVSEDAARISLTFMAPSKAFNMPGLGSSYAIAVNEDIRHRFREFMEAGEFCEGHLLAYIGAAAAYTQGEEWLEQMLGYVEGNIDFTENYLKEHVPGISMIRPQASYLIFLDCRALGLSQEELVRLFTEKAHLALNDGAMFGKPGEGFMRLNVGCPRSVLQTALQQLSAAVKEEKARI, encoded by the coding sequence ATGCAGTATAATTTTGATGAAATAATTGAACGTCGCGGTACGGATTCCGTAAAGTGGGACGGTGTACAAAAGGTATGGGGACGCAATGATTTGCTTCCTATGTGGGTGGCCGATATGGATTTCCGTACGCCGCCTTTCGTAATGGATGCTTTGCGCAAACGCCTTGATCATGCGGTTTTGGGATATACCTTTGCTTGTGAAGAATGGTATACTTCCATTTGTAATTGGTTGCACCGGCGCCACCAGTGGGACATCTCACGTGATATGCTGACATTTGTGCCCGGAATTGTGCGGGGGCAGGCCTTTGCTTTGCAATGTTTTACCCGACCGGGGGATAAGGTAATGGTGATGACTCCGGTATATCACCCCTTTTTCCTGGTGACCGAACGTTTAGGACGTGAAGTCGTCTATTCTCCGCTTGATTTGTGTGAAGGTCACTATCATATTGATTTTGCACGATTTTCCAGGGATATTCAGGGATGTAAGGTACTCATCCTTTGCAATCCCCATAATCCCGGTGGGCGTGTTTGGACGGTTGACGAACTGCGTCGGATAGCGACTGTCTGCAAAGACAGCGGGACTATGGTCATTTCGGATGAGATACATGCGGACTTAACGTTACCTCCTTATAAGCATCATCCTTTTGCTACTGTATCTGAGGATGCTGCAAGGATTTCTCTTACTTTCATGGCTCCCAGTAAAGCTTTTAACATGCCCGGATTGGGTAGTTCGTATGCCATAGCGGTTAATGAGGATATTCGTCATCGTTTTCGTGAGTTCATGGAAGCCGGTGAGTTTTGCGAAGGACATCTGTTGGCCTATATCGGTGCTGCGGCTGCTTATACACAGGGTGAAGAGTGGCTGGAGCAGATGCTTGGCTATGTAGAGGGTAATATAGATTTTACGGAGAATTATCTGAAAGAGCATGTTCCGGGCATCAGTATGATACGCCCGCAAGCATCTTACCTGATTTTCTTGGATTGCCGGGCGTTGGGTTTGTCACAAGAGGAGCTGGTAAGGCTTTTTACAGAAAAGGCTCATTTGGCTCTGAACGACGGAGCAATGTTCGGTAAACCGGGAGAAGGCTTTATGCGGCTGAATGTCGGTTGTCCTCGTTCTGTTTTGCAAACGGCCTTGCAGCAATTGTCCGCAGCGGTTAAAGAAGAGAAGGCAAGGATATAA
- a CDS encoding ATP-dependent RecD-like DNA helicase translates to MSFVPDTQNKEFQDALNLIQYTRQSVFLTGKAGTGKSTFLRYICEHTKKKHVVLAPTGIAAINAGGSTLHSFFKLPFYPLLPDNPDFSLQRGRIHEFFKYTKPHRKLLEELELIIIDEISMVRADIIDAVDRILRVYSRNLREPFGGKQILLVGDVFQLEPVVKGDEREILNRFYPTPYFFSARVFNQIDLVSIELQKVYRQTDATFVGVLDHIRNNTVGATDLQLLNTRYGTQIEESEADMYITLATRRDNVDHINDKKLAELPGEPVTFSGEITGDFPESSLPTSQELVLKPGAQIIFIKNDFDRRWVNGTIGIISGFDPFEETLYVITDDGKECDVKRESWRNIRYKYNEEKKQIEEEELGTFTQYPIRLAWAITIHKSQGLTFSRAVIDFTGGVFAGGQAYVALSRCTSLEGIQLKKPVSRADVFVRPEIIGFAERFNNRQAIDRALKQAQADVQYAAATKAFDKGDFDTFLNEFFKAIHSRYDIEKPVVQRLIRKKLNIINRLREENRSLKQAAIEKEKSLVKYAREYIIMGDECLKLEMKEAAMKNYEKAVALCPKFKEAWKKIKKLEKEMLKR, encoded by the coding sequence TTGTCTTTTGTACCCGACACCCAGAACAAGGAGTTTCAAGATGCTTTGAACCTCATTCAGTACACTCGCCAGTCCGTTTTCCTGACGGGAAAAGCGGGTACAGGCAAGTCCACTTTTCTCCGGTATATCTGCGAGCATACCAAGAAGAAGCATGTGGTATTGGCTCCTACGGGAATTGCCGCTATCAATGCCGGAGGAAGCACATTACACAGTTTCTTCAAACTGCCGTTTTATCCTCTCCTGCCCGACAATCCCGACTTCAGCTTACAACGAGGTCGTATCCATGAATTTTTCAAGTACACCAAACCTCATCGTAAACTGCTCGAAGAACTGGAACTGATTATCATCGACGAGATTTCCATGGTGCGGGCAGACATCATCGACGCTGTCGACCGCATCTTACGTGTCTATTCACGCAATCTCCGGGAACCTTTCGGCGGAAAACAAATCCTGCTGGTGGGTGATGTCTTTCAGTTGGAGCCTGTGGTGAAAGGAGACGAACGGGAAATACTGAATCGCTTCTATCCCACTCCCTATTTTTTCTCTGCAAGAGTTTTCAATCAGATAGATCTTGTATCGATCGAACTGCAAAAAGTCTATCGCCAAACGGATGCAACATTTGTCGGCGTATTGGACCACATACGAAACAATACAGTGGGCGCTACCGACCTTCAACTGCTCAACACCCGCTATGGCACACAAATAGAGGAGTCCGAAGCGGATATGTATATCACTCTCGCCACCCGCCGCGACAATGTGGACCATATCAATGACAAGAAACTTGCAGAACTGCCGGGAGAACCCGTTACATTCAGCGGTGAAATCACAGGCGACTTCCCCGAAAGCAGCCTTCCCACCTCACAGGAACTGGTGCTCAAACCGGGTGCTCAAATCATCTTCATAAAAAATGACTTCGACCGCCGCTGGGTAAATGGCACAATCGGCATCATCAGTGGTTTCGATCCCTTTGAAGAAACACTCTATGTCATTACGGACGACGGCAAGGAGTGTGATGTGAAGCGGGAATCATGGCGGAACATCCGTTATAAATACAACGAGGAGAAGAAACAAATCGAAGAAGAAGAGTTGGGTACGTTTACCCAATACCCCATACGGTTAGCATGGGCCATCACCATTCATAAAAGTCAGGGACTGACTTTCAGCCGGGCGGTTATCGACTTCACCGGAGGAGTATTTGCCGGCGGGCAGGCATATGTGGCACTCAGCCGATGTACCTCTTTGGAAGGAATACAACTGAAGAAGCCCGTCAGTCGTGCCGACGTATTTGTGCGTCCCGAAATCATAGGATTTGCCGAACGTTTCAATAACCGCCAGGCCATTGACCGCGCCCTGAAACAGGCACAGGCAGACGTACAATACGCAGCGGCAACCAAAGCGTTTGATAAAGGCGACTTCGATACTTTCCTCAACGAATTTTTCAAAGCGATCCATTCCCGCTATGACATAGAGAAGCCTGTTGTGCAACGCCTTATCCGTAAGAAACTAAACATCATCAATCGGCTGCGCGAAGAAAACCGCTCTTTGAAGCAAGCGGCTATTGAAAAAGAAAAGTCTTTGGTGAAATACGCCCGCGAATACATCATCATGGGCGACGAGTGTCTCAAACTGGAGATGAAAGAAGCCGCCATGAAGAACTATGAAAAAGCCGTTGCACTCTGCCCCAAATTCAAAGAGGCATGGAAGAAGATTAAAAAATTAGAGAAAGAGATGCTAAAAAGGTGA
- a CDS encoding L-threonylcarbamoyladenylate synthase, protein MLLKLYEKNNSAADLQQVIDILNNGGIIIYPTDTMYAIGCHGLKERAIERICQLKAIDPKKNNLSIICYDLSSISEYAKFDNNTFKLMKRNLPGPFTFILNGTVRLPKIFRNRKEVGIRMPDNPIIQELARFLDAPIMTTTLPYEENEDIEYCTDPELIDEKFGNIVDLVIDGGIGGIESSTIVDCTNGEAEIVRQGKGWLDEG, encoded by the coding sequence ATGCTTCTGAAACTTTATGAGAAAAACAACAGTGCGGCAGATTTACAACAAGTAATCGACATCCTGAACAACGGCGGAATCATCATCTACCCTACCGATACCATGTATGCTATCGGCTGTCATGGATTAAAAGAGCGTGCGATAGAACGCATCTGCCAGCTCAAGGCTATTGACCCGAAAAAAAACAATCTTTCCATCATCTGCTATGACCTGAGCAGTATTAGCGAATATGCCAAATTCGACAACAATACGTTCAAGTTAATGAAACGCAACTTACCGGGTCCTTTTACTTTCATCTTAAATGGTACTGTCCGTCTCCCAAAGATTTTCCGCAACCGTAAGGAAGTAGGTATCCGTATGCCCGACAACCCGATTATTCAAGAACTGGCACGCTTTCTGGATGCTCCTATCATGACCACAACCCTTCCCTATGAAGAAAACGAGGATATTGAATACTGTACCGACCCCGAATTGATTGATGAAAAGTTCGGCAATATCGTAGATTTGGTAATCGATGGCGGCATAGGCGGCATCGAAAGCTCCACAATAGTAGACTGTACCAATGGCGAAGCAGAAATCGTACGTCAGGGAAAAGGCTGGCTGGATGAAGGATAA